In Desulfuromonas acetexigens, the following proteins share a genomic window:
- a CDS encoding cytochrome c3 family protein, translated as MKRTALLIVLLVASLSLVACSKKEEAQAPAPEKAAETSAAAVTEKVAEAGAKVEEKAADVAAQVEEKAVEAAAATESAVQAATEKAGEVAAQVEEKAAETTEAGKEVVAAAVAAVAGAVAATEEKAAEVAGAVEEKAAEATQAVAETATAVAEAASGDSVVIENTYGKVTFNHTVHSEAFDCALCHGEGEPGALDMGKDAAHAACKGCHQEKGAGPTKCSECHVK; from the coding sequence ATGAAAAGAACAGCCCTGCTTATCGTTTTGTTGGTTGCATCATTGTCGCTGGTCGCCTGCAGCAAAAAAGAGGAAGCTCAAGCGCCGGCACCCGAGAAAGCCGCTGAAACCAGTGCCGCAGCCGTCACTGAAAAAGTTGCCGAAGCCGGTGCAAAGGTAGAAGAGAAGGCCGCAGATGTGGCTGCCCAGGTTGAAGAGAAAGCCGTAGAAGCTGCCGCGGCCACGGAAAGTGCCGTTCAGGCTGCCACGGAAAAGGCTGGCGAAGTCGCCGCTCAGGTTGAGGAAAAAGCCGCCGAGACCACCGAGGCCGGTAAAGAAGTTGTCGCCGCCGCCGTTGCCGCCGTTGCCGGCGCGGTAGCTGCCACCGAGGAGAAGGCTGCCGAAGTCGCCGGCGCCGTCGAGGAAAAAGCCGCTGAAGCGACCCAGGCCGTTGCCGAAACCGCCACTGCCGTTGCCGAAGCCGCTTCCGGCGACAGCGTCGTCATCGAGAACACCTACGGCAAGGTCACCTTCAATCACACGGTTCACTCCGAAGCCTTTGATTGCGCCCTCTGCCACGGTGAAGGCGAGCCCGGCGCCCTCGACATGGGCAAAGATGCCGCCCACGCCGCCTGCAAAGGCTGTCATCAGGAAAAAGGCGCCGGCCCCACCAAGTGTTCCGAGTGCCACGTTAAGTAA
- a CDS encoding efflux RND transporter permease subunit, giving the protein MLEKIIDWSMHNKFMVILATVFLIVFGLYSLKNIPIDAIPDLSDVQVIVFTEYPGQAPQVVEDQVTYPLTTQMLAVPGAKVVRGYSFFGYSFVYIIFEDGTDIYWARSRVLEYLNYVSGRLPQGVTPTLGPDATGVGWVFEYALVSDRHNLQELRAIQDWFLRYELTSVEGVAEVASLGGFVKQYQVAVDPNRLLAYGMSLPMVEMAIKNSNLDVGGGAIEMAETEFVVRSRGYIQSLDDLKQVVVGTNQRGTPVLLRDIADVRLGPEMRRGIAELNGEGETVGGIIVMRFGENALKTIDNVKRKLQELKAGLPEGVEIVPVYDRSGLILRATSNLQEKLLEESIVVALVIILFLFHLPSAAVVVLALPVAILMSFIIMYAQGINVNIMSLGGIAIAIGTMVDSAIIMVENAHKHLENYRGKRPRSEIIAQAAKEVGPTIFFALLVITVSFAPVFTLQEQAGRMFKPLAFTKTYAMAAAAILSITLVPVLMAWFIRGKIHSEERNPINRLLIRLYHPLVDGVLRWRKTTLLVAVLLVLSIAYPLSKMGTEFMPPLYEGDLLYMPTTLPGLSVTKAKEVLQQTDRIIRQFPEVHHVFGKIGRAETATDPAPMMMIETTIMLKPEEEWRQVPTHRFYSGWPEWSEFLKVPLRWAWPEMARISPEQLIDELNAAIQFPGLTNAWTMPIKTRIDMLSTGIKTPVGIKVMGPDLEVLGRLGEEIEALVRPLPGTLSAIAERSVGGSYLDLEIDRLAAARYGIQVGDIQSVIQAALGGMTVTETVEGLERYPVSLRYDRDFRSDLPALKRVLVAAPNGAQIPLEQLVTFSICNDSDSIKSENARRTAWVYVDIKGIDVGTYVKTAQKTVAEHIKLPSGYNIVWSGQYEYIESTRARLLLIVPLTLVIIFVIIYLSTRSAVKTAIVFLAVPFSLVGAFWLLYLLDYNMSIGVWVGLIALAGLDAETGVVMLLYLDLAHKRRTEEGRMLTRGDLVQAVHQGAVKRIRPKVMTVVTIIVGLFPIMWSTGAGADVMKRIAAPMVGGSITSLALELLVYPVIFYIWKGRQLDPSMLPSGEVPLQEH; this is encoded by the coding sequence ATGCTCGAAAAAATCATCGACTGGTCGATGCACAATAAATTCATGGTGATTCTGGCGACGGTCTTTCTCATCGTCTTCGGCCTCTATTCCCTGAAAAACATCCCCATCGACGCCATCCCCGACCTCTCCGACGTGCAGGTGATCGTCTTTACCGAATACCCGGGGCAGGCACCGCAGGTGGTGGAGGATCAGGTCACCTATCCCCTGACCACCCAGATGCTGGCAGTGCCCGGCGCCAAGGTGGTGCGCGGCTACTCCTTCTTCGGCTACTCCTTCGTCTACATCATCTTCGAGGACGGCACCGACATCTACTGGGCTCGTTCCCGGGTGCTGGAATATCTCAATTATGTGTCCGGGCGGCTCCCCCAAGGGGTCACGCCGACCCTCGGTCCCGACGCCACCGGGGTCGGCTGGGTTTTCGAATACGCCCTGGTCAGCGACCGTCACAACCTGCAGGAGCTGCGGGCCATCCAGGACTGGTTTCTGCGCTACGAGCTGACTTCCGTGGAGGGCGTGGCCGAAGTCGCCAGCCTCGGCGGTTTCGTCAAGCAGTATCAGGTGGCGGTCGATCCGAACCGGCTGCTGGCCTACGGCATGTCCCTGCCGATGGTCGAAATGGCGATCAAGAACAGCAATCTCGATGTCGGCGGCGGCGCCATCGAAATGGCCGAGACCGAGTTCGTGGTGCGCAGTCGCGGCTATATCCAGTCGCTGGATGATTTGAAGCAGGTGGTGGTGGGAACCAACCAGCGCGGCACCCCGGTGCTGCTGCGGGATATCGCCGACGTGCGCCTGGGGCCGGAGATGCGCCGGGGGATCGCCGAACTCAACGGGGAAGGGGAGACGGTCGGCGGTATCATCGTCATGCGCTTCGGCGAAAATGCCCTGAAGACCATCGACAACGTCAAGCGCAAGCTGCAGGAGCTCAAGGCGGGGCTGCCGGAAGGGGTCGAGATCGTCCCCGTCTACGACCGCTCCGGGCTGATTCTGCGCGCCACCTCCAACTTGCAGGAGAAGCTGCTGGAGGAGAGCATCGTCGTCGCCCTGGTGATCATCCTCTTCCTCTTTCATCTGCCGAGCGCGGCGGTGGTGGTGCTGGCGCTGCCGGTGGCGATCCTCATGTCCTTCATCATCATGTACGCCCAGGGGATCAACGTCAACATCATGAGCCTGGGGGGGATCGCCATCGCCATCGGCACCATGGTCGACTCGGCCATCATCATGGTCGAAAATGCCCACAAGCACCTGGAAAATTACCGGGGCAAGCGCCCGCGCTCGGAAATCATCGCCCAAGCGGCCAAGGAGGTCGGGCCGACCATCTTCTTCGCGCTGCTGGTGATCACCGTCTCCTTCGCTCCGGTCTTCACCCTGCAAGAGCAGGCCGGACGCATGTTCAAGCCGCTGGCTTTCACCAAAACCTACGCCATGGCCGCCGCCGCCATCCTCTCGATCACCCTGGTGCCAGTGCTGATGGCCTGGTTCATTCGCGGTAAGATCCATTCGGAAGAGCGCAATCCTATCAACCGACTGCTGATTCGCCTCTATCATCCCCTGGTCGATGGGGTGTTGCGCTGGCGCAAGACGACGCTGCTGGTGGCGGTGCTGCTGGTCCTCTCCATTGCCTATCCCCTCTCCAAGATGGGGACCGAATTCATGCCGCCTCTGTACGAGGGGGATCTGCTCTACATGCCGACCACCCTGCCAGGGCTGTCGGTGACCAAGGCCAAGGAGGTGCTGCAGCAGACCGACCGCATCATCCGCCAGTTTCCCGAGGTGCATCACGTCTTCGGCAAGATCGGCCGGGCCGAAACCGCCACCGATCCGGCGCCGATGATGATGATCGAAACGACGATCATGCTCAAACCGGAAGAGGAGTGGCGGCAGGTGCCCACCCACCGTTTTTACAGCGGTTGGCCCGAGTGGAGCGAGTTCCTCAAGGTTCCCCTGCGCTGGGCCTGGCCCGAGATGGCGCGTATCTCTCCCGAGCAACTCATCGACGAGCTCAACGCCGCCATCCAGTTCCCGGGGCTGACCAATGCCTGGACCATGCCGATCAAGACCCGCATCGACATGCTCTCCACCGGCATCAAGACCCCGGTTGGCATCAAGGTCATGGGGCCGGATCTGGAAGTGCTCGGCCGCCTCGGTGAGGAGATCGAGGCCCTGGTGCGGCCCCTGCCGGGGACCCTTTCGGCCATCGCCGAGCGCTCGGTGGGCGGCTCCTACCTCGATCTGGAAATCGACCGCCTCGCCGCCGCCCGCTACGGCATTCAGGTCGGCGATATCCAGTCCGTCATTCAGGCGGCCCTCGGCGGCATGACCGTGACCGAGACCGTCGAGGGGCTGGAGCGCTATCCGGTGAGCCTGCGCTACGACCGGGATTTCCGCAGCGACCTCCCGGCGCTTAAGCGGGTGCTGGTGGCGGCCCCGAACGGCGCTCAGATTCCCCTGGAACAGCTGGTGACCTTCAGCATCTGCAACGATTCGGACAGCATCAAGAGCGAGAACGCCCGGCGTACCGCCTGGGTCTACGTCGACATCAAGGGGATCGACGTCGGTACTTACGTCAAAACCGCGCAGAAGACCGTGGCCGAGCACATCAAGCTCCCCTCCGGCTACAACATCGTCTGGAGCGGCCAGTACGAGTACATCGAGTCGACCCGCGCCCGGCTGCTGCTGATCGTTCCCCTGACCCTGGTGATCATCTTCGTTATCATCTATCTGAGCACCCGCTCGGCGGTGAAAACGGCCATCGTCTTTCTAGCCGTTCCCTTCTCCCTGGTTGGGGCCTTCTGGTTGCTCTATCTGCTCGATTACAATATGTCCATCGGCGTCTGGGTCGGACTCATCGCCCTGGCTGGACTCGATGCCGAAACCGGGGTGGTGATGCTGCTCTACCTCGATCTCGCCCACAAACGTCGAACGGAAGAGGGGCGGATGCTGACCCGCGGCGATCTGGTCCAAGCGGTGCATCAGGGTGCGGTCAAACGTATCCGGCCCAAGGTCATGACGGTGGTGACGATCATCGTCGGCCTGTTCCCCATCATGTGGAGCACCGGCGCCGGGGCCGACGTCATGAAGCGCATCGCCGCGCCGATGGTCGGCGGCTCCATCACGTCTCTGGCGCTGGAGTTGCTGGTGTACCCGGTAATCTTCTATATCTGGAAAGGCAGGCAACTCGATCCGTCGATGCTACCGAGCGGAGAGGTGCCGTTACAGGAACATTAA
- a CDS encoding efflux RND transporter periplasmic adaptor subunit, translating into MKHSGLISKFLILIALLAALGGGYYWGSFRHIGHDDHAGEGTEAKTQYTCGMHPFIIQDEPGLCPICNMQLTPLKGGAAAGTAPAERQVKHWVSPMDPTYVRDTPGQDAMGHDLVPVYEGGTAGSVQIDPITTQNMGVRTETVRRAALARTVRTVGLVAFDEPRQYSINSKSDGWVERLHVNQEGQPVKKGQPLMEIYSPELVAAQQEYLLALRGYQRLADSSLPQVADNARRLLEASRTRLRYWDISEKQITALEQSGEVRKTLTLYSPQGGVVTMKKVLEGMRVMAGEELLQIADLSRVWVNADIYEYELPWVKVGQTARVELPFAPDQVLSGKITYIYPFVQNETRTVKARIEFPNPGLALKPEMYANVLIDTAAVADALAVPENAVLKSGKGQTVFVALGDGKFEPRAVVTGVTNDEGLVQILSGLKDGEQVVTSAQFMLDSESKLREAIEKMLAPKAEMPAAAEAKDNLDDLFN; encoded by the coding sequence ATGAAACATTCTGGACTGATCTCAAAATTTTTGATTCTGATCGCCCTGCTGGCGGCCTTGGGCGGCGGCTATTATTGGGGGAGCTTTCGCCACATCGGCCATGACGACCATGCCGGCGAGGGCACAGAGGCCAAGACTCAATACACCTGCGGTATGCACCCCTTCATCATTCAGGACGAGCCGGGCCTCTGCCCGATCTGCAACATGCAGCTGACTCCGCTCAAGGGCGGTGCGGCGGCGGGGACGGCGCCGGCCGAACGGCAGGTCAAGCACTGGGTCTCGCCCATGGACCCGACCTATGTGCGCGACACACCGGGGCAGGATGCCATGGGCCACGATCTGGTGCCGGTCTACGAGGGGGGCACGGCGGGGAGTGTTCAGATCGATCCCATAACCACCCAGAACATGGGGGTTCGTACCGAAACAGTGCGCCGGGCCGCCTTGGCCCGGACCGTCCGTACCGTCGGCCTGGTCGCCTTCGATGAACCCCGGCAGTATTCCATCAACAGCAAGAGCGACGGCTGGGTCGAACGGCTGCATGTCAATCAGGAAGGGCAGCCGGTAAAAAAAGGGCAGCCGCTCATGGAAATCTACAGCCCGGAACTGGTGGCGGCTCAGCAGGAATATCTTCTGGCCTTGCGCGGTTATCAGCGCCTCGCCGACAGCAGCCTGCCGCAGGTCGCCGACAATGCCCGACGGTTGCTGGAGGCCTCTCGTACCCGCCTCCGTTATTGGGACATCAGCGAAAAGCAGATTACTGCCCTGGAGCAGAGCGGCGAAGTTCGCAAGACCCTGACCCTCTACAGCCCCCAGGGGGGGGTGGTGACGATGAAGAAGGTGCTTGAAGGGATGCGGGTGATGGCCGGCGAAGAGTTGTTGCAGATCGCCGATCTCTCCCGGGTCTGGGTCAACGCCGACATCTACGAGTATGAACTCCCCTGGGTCAAGGTCGGGCAAACCGCCCGAGTGGAGCTGCCTTTCGCTCCCGATCAGGTTTTGAGCGGGAAAATCACCTACATTTATCCCTTTGTTCAGAACGAAACCCGGACCGTCAAGGCGCGCATCGAGTTCCCCAATCCGGGGCTCGCCCTCAAGCCGGAGATGTACGCCAACGTGCTCATCGACACGGCGGCCGTCGCCGACGCCCTGGCCGTTCCCGAGAACGCGGTGCTCAAGTCGGGCAAGGGGCAAACGGTCTTCGTCGCCCTGGGCGACGGGAAATTCGAACCCCGAGCCGTCGTGACCGGCGTGACCAATGACGAAGGGCTGGTGCAGATTCTCTCCGGTCTCAAGGACGGGGAACAGGTGGTGACCTCGGCCCAGTTCATGCTCGATTCGGAAAGCAAGCTGCGCGAGGCGATCGAGAAGATGCTGGCGCCGAAGGCTGAGATGCCGGCAGCTGCGGAAGCCAAGGATAATCTGGACGATCTGTTCAATTAA
- a CDS encoding TolC family protein: MFLEHFRWLLVFGLLATSIPPARSFATDADPLTALIAEALANNPEVHASQARWDLFESRIAQAGALEDPMLMLRIDNGLLRDPLSFDRDSATAKVIGISQALPFYGKRELRRQSAELDVQSSHLDTEERKLNLRRMVSETWYRLFLVDRSLALLDESIATLDDLNRFAETLYGVGQGGQQDVLLGQVRRSKMEDERLELRRQRRSLAATLNILLNREADNELPSVIEVTLKPVVLGLVELESLAEKHQPQLRGLTLQEEKSEVGRKLAEKEFYPDVTVALEYMQRDPSEMDKEGYDMYSAGLTFNLPVFRERRRAMLAEAEAEGRMARQERAMIQNQIRLTLADALARLERLEKRAELYSAGLIPQAEQSLEASLAAYRAGRAEYMTVLDSQMSLFEYNRDYFEAITEHQMQRALIEEAVGTVLPDVTTDKEQP, encoded by the coding sequence ATGTTTCTGGAACATTTTCGCTGGTTGCTTGTTTTTGGGTTGCTGGCAACTTCAATCCCTCCGGCTCGTTCTTTCGCGACCGATGCCGATCCTCTGACGGCGCTGATCGCGGAGGCCCTGGCCAACAATCCCGAAGTCCATGCCTCCCAGGCGCGCTGGGATCTCTTCGAAAGCCGCATCGCCCAAGCTGGAGCCTTGGAAGACCCGATGCTGATGCTGCGCATCGACAACGGCTTGCTACGCGATCCCCTGAGTTTCGACCGGGACAGCGCCACCGCCAAGGTCATCGGCATCAGCCAGGCTTTGCCCTTTTACGGTAAACGGGAGTTGCGCCGACAGAGTGCCGAACTCGACGTACAAAGTTCCCATTTGGATACAGAGGAACGCAAGCTGAATCTGCGGCGCATGGTGAGCGAGACCTGGTACCGGCTGTTTCTGGTGGATAGGTCGTTGGCACTGCTCGATGAGAGTATCGCTACCCTCGACGATCTCAACCGTTTCGCCGAAACCCTCTACGGGGTCGGTCAGGGGGGGCAGCAGGATGTTCTGCTGGGGCAGGTCCGACGCTCGAAAATGGAGGATGAGCGGCTGGAGCTGCGTCGGCAACGCCGGTCGCTGGCGGCCACCTTGAACATTCTTTTGAATCGGGAAGCGGATAACGAGCTGCCGTCCGTGATCGAGGTAACTTTAAAACCGGTGGTTCTTGGGCTGGTCGAACTGGAGAGTCTGGCGGAAAAACATCAACCGCAACTGCGGGGACTGACGCTTCAGGAGGAAAAATCCGAAGTGGGGCGAAAACTGGCGGAAAAGGAATTCTATCCCGATGTGACCGTCGCCCTGGAATACATGCAGCGCGACCCTTCCGAAATGGACAAGGAAGGTTACGACATGTATTCGGCGGGATTGACCTTCAATCTGCCGGTCTTCAGGGAGCGGCGGCGGGCGATGCTGGCCGAGGCCGAGGCGGAAGGCCGGATGGCCCGACAGGAACGGGCGATGATCCAAAACCAGATTCGCCTGACCCTGGCCGACGCCCTGGCGCGCCTGGAGCGTCTGGAAAAAAGAGCCGAACTCTATAGCGCCGGGCTGATCCCCCAGGCCGAGCAATCTCTCGAAGCCTCTCTGGCCGCCTATCGTGCCGGACGGGCCGAATACATGACGGTGCTCGACAGTCAGATGAGCCTGTTCGAATACAATCGGGACTATTTCGAGGCGATCACCGAACACCAGATGCAGCGAGCTCTGATCGAGGAGGCCGTCGGCACGGTTCTCCCTGACGTAACTACCGACAAGGAACAGCCATGA
- a CDS encoding M1 family metallopeptidase, whose translation MKTLLLTLISACALLVSALPLRAETLLHVLDIRLDPERSRLDGSIRLALPEGADDPLLLRLAPQCDLLGASADGRPLPAKRSGEMLVIDLPAPPPAEIRIDYRAVFSDHPPSNPAHDEDPSYGVTASITTRGAFLSGAWYPLWLEHPARYQVRVETPRGYLAVTSGTRMNSEETAESSITTWRTDYPHRALALAAGPYVVSSEPFGDLLIEGYFHPRNQELAATYLAAVRRYLELYQEIFGPYPFEKYAVVENFFPTGYGFPGWTLLGGSVIRLPFIVETSLGHEIAHSWWGSGVAVDRSRGNWAEGLTTYVADHLYKERESSDAAREYRRNILRDYATLVDDAEDFPLGDFTRRESKASQAIGYGKAAMLFHMLRKEIGEKAFWGGLRTLAAERMHTGADWDDLRLAFEGTSGRDLEDFFRQWLERSDAPVLGWGDIRREERDGSWRVSGSLRQRGKPYRLAIPIRFTGENAVEERVILATEAETSFSIDLPWPPRSMEIDPEADLFRRIAPEEIPPLVNGIRGANNLLVIVAAGLTPELRTAALSLLGALRQERGKIITETEADPELLRRHDLLFIGLPKRAEIRPRWPGEPLIEESRLILDGQSFARTETDLFVALPHPLVGDKACALFLPAEAEGTRVAARKIPHYGKYGYLAFVAGENRVKGVSPPLSNPMRYLFNLENSK comes from the coding sequence ATGAAAACCCTTCTTCTCACCCTCATCTCGGCTTGCGCGCTCCTCGTCTCGGCCCTCCCCCTCCGCGCCGAAACACTCCTTCATGTGCTGGATATCCGTCTCGATCCCGAGCGCTCCCGGCTCGACGGTTCCATACGCCTGGCGCTGCCGGAGGGCGCGGACGACCCCTTATTATTGCGCCTGGCGCCCCAGTGCGATCTTCTCGGCGCATCCGCCGACGGGCGTCCCCTGCCCGCGAAACGTTCCGGGGAAATGCTAGTCATCGATCTTCCCGCCCCCCCTCCCGCCGAGATCCGCATCGATTACCGGGCGGTTTTTTCCGACCATCCGCCGAGTAATCCCGCCCACGACGAAGATCCGAGCTACGGCGTCACCGCCAGCATCACGACCCGGGGCGCCTTTCTCTCCGGCGCCTGGTATCCCCTGTGGCTGGAACATCCGGCCCGATACCAGGTGCGGGTCGAAACGCCAAGGGGCTATTTGGCGGTAACCTCGGGCACACGCATGAATAGCGAGGAAACGGCCGAGAGTTCCATCACCACCTGGCGCACCGACTATCCACATCGCGCCCTGGCCCTCGCCGCCGGACCTTATGTGGTCAGCAGCGAACCCTTTGGCGACCTCCTCATCGAAGGCTATTTCCATCCCCGCAATCAGGAACTGGCCGCGACCTATCTTGCGGCGGTTCGCCGCTACCTGGAACTCTATCAGGAAATTTTCGGCCCCTATCCCTTTGAAAAATATGCCGTGGTCGAGAACTTCTTCCCCACCGGCTACGGCTTTCCCGGTTGGACCCTGCTTGGCGGCAGCGTCATCCGCCTCCCCTTCATCGTCGAGACCAGCCTCGGCCACGAAATCGCCCACAGTTGGTGGGGTTCGGGCGTCGCCGTCGACCGCAGCCGGGGCAACTGGGCGGAAGGGTTGACCACCTACGTTGCCGACCACCTCTACAAGGAACGGGAATCCTCGGATGCCGCCAGAGAGTACCGACGCAATATCCTGCGCGACTACGCGACCCTGGTTGACGACGCCGAGGATTTCCCCCTCGGGGATTTCACCCGGCGGGAGAGCAAGGCGAGCCAGGCCATCGGCTACGGCAAAGCCGCGATGCTCTTTCACATGTTGCGCAAGGAAATCGGCGAGAAGGCGTTCTGGGGGGGACTGCGGACGCTCGCGGCGGAGCGGATGCACACCGGCGCCGACTGGGACGACCTGCGCCTCGCCTTCGAAGGTACGTCGGGTCGAGATCTGGAAGATTTTTTCCGACAGTGGCTGGAACGTAGCGACGCGCCGGTTCTGGGTTGGGGAGACATCCGCCGGGAAGAGCGGGATGGAAGTTGGCGGGTAAGCGGCAGCCTGCGGCAGCGGGGCAAGCCCTACCGGCTGGCGATACCGATCCGTTTCACCGGGGAAAACGCCGTCGAGGAGAGGGTGATTCTCGCCACCGAGGCGGAAACCTCCTTCAGCATCGATCTCCCCTGGCCGCCCCGCTCCATGGAGATCGATCCCGAGGCGGATCTCTTTCGCCGCATCGCGCCAGAGGAGATTCCGCCGCTGGTCAACGGTATCCGCGGCGCCAACAATCTGCTGGTGATCGTCGCCGCAGGGCTTACGCCGGAACTGCGCACGGCGGCGCTGAGCCTGCTTGGCGCCCTGCGCCAGGAGCGCGGAAAAATCATCACCGAGACAGAGGCCGATCCGGAGCTGCTGCGACGGCATGACCTGCTCTTCATCGGGCTGCCGAAACGTGCCGAGATCCGGCCCCGTTGGCCGGGAGAACCGCTGATCGAAGAAAGTCGACTCATCCTCGACGGACAGAGCTTCGCCCGCACGGAGACGGATCTTTTCGTCGCCCTCCCCCATCCTTTGGTGGGCGATAAAGCCTGCGCCCTCTTTCTTCCCGCCGAAGCCGAGGGCACCCGCGTGGCGGCGCGGAAAATCCCCCATTACGGCAAGTACGGCTATCTTGCCTTTGTCGCCGGCGAAAACCGCGTCAAGGGGGTCTCCCCACCGTTATCAAACCCCATGCGATATCTCTTCAATCTGGAGAATAGCAAATGA
- a CDS encoding ChaN family lipoprotein — MKTRHFVLFLIVLLSFSGQAFAHPHLLRLADRKVIAFEEMLDDLKTSEVVLIGELHNHAGHHRAQLEVIRALHEAGLDIAVGLEMFRADQQHELNRWSAGELDEAAFLPIYKENWSMWPLYREIFTSARDAGIPLIGLNTSRELTKQVASQGLASLPEEAREALGPIPCVVDPDYMQFIRQSMGGHGGMGTTFLYFCEAQLLWDVVMARNLTDYRREYPERKMVVLAGSGHSWKYGIPSRLTESGLNYRVILPEMPGRLDRRTARVEDADYLWLDEGEGSWERGY, encoded by the coding sequence ATGAAAACAAGACATTTTGTTCTTTTTCTAATAGTTCTTCTGAGCTTTTCCGGACAAGCCTTCGCCCACCCCCATCTGCTGCGTCTCGCCGACCGGAAGGTGATCGCCTTCGAGGAAATGCTCGACGATCTCAAGACCTCCGAGGTGGTTCTGATCGGCGAACTGCACAATCATGCCGGCCATCATCGGGCGCAACTGGAAGTGATTCGCGCCCTGCATGAGGCGGGGCTCGATATCGCCGTGGGCCTGGAAATGTTTCGCGCCGATCAGCAGCACGAACTGAATCGCTGGAGCGCCGGGGAGTTGGACGAGGCGGCATTTCTGCCTATTTACAAGGAAAACTGGAGCATGTGGCCCCTTTACCGGGAGATCTTTACCAGCGCTCGGGACGCAGGGATTCCCCTGATCGGACTGAACACCTCCCGGGAACTGACCAAGCAGGTGGCAAGCCAGGGTCTGGCTTCCCTGCCCGAGGAAGCTCGGGAGGCCCTCGGACCGATCCCCTGCGTCGTTGATCCCGACTACATGCAGTTCATCCGCCAATCGATGGGTGGCCACGGCGGCATGGGCACCACCTTTCTTTATTTCTGCGAGGCGCAACTGCTCTGGGATGTTGTGATGGCCCGCAACCTGACGGACTACCGGCGGGAGTATCCGGAACGAAAAATGGTGGTGCTGGCGGGGAGCGGGCACAGCTGGAAATACGGCATTCCCAGCCGCCTGACGGAAAGTGGGTTGAATTACCGGGTCATCCTTCCGGAAATGCCGGGACGACTGGACCGCCGCACGGCTAGAGTGGAAGATGCCGACTACCTGTGGTTGGACGAAGGGGAAGGGAGCTGGGAACGGGGTTATTGA
- a CDS encoding ExeA family protein has translation MYLDFYGFQEKPFTLTPNPRFVYLSRNHREVLAHLLYGIEDGCGFIAITGEVGTGKTTVLRALLEDLDNDRYRLAFIFNPSVSALDLLRAIQREFAIEGPVAEAGDLLHLLNEFLLRQRREGRTVVLVIDEAQHLDPAVLEQIRLLSNLETQTDKLIQIVLVGQPELGALLKRRNMRQLNQRISVRYHLGTMDLKDTCEYVRHRLRVAGGDEEIFTPAALRKIHRYSGGLPRLINLACGRALLLGYAREERVITAKMAALAIRELSEPGRCWWRRLRFWR, from the coding sequence ATGTATCTGGATTTTTACGGCTTTCAGGAAAAACCCTTCACCCTTACGCCGAATCCCCGCTTCGTCTATCTGAGCCGGAATCATCGGGAAGTTCTTGCCCACCTGCTCTACGGCATTGAGGACGGCTGCGGTTTTATCGCCATCACCGGCGAGGTCGGCACCGGCAAGACCACGGTGCTGCGGGCGCTCCTCGAAGATCTGGACAACGACCGCTACCGTCTGGCTTTCATCTTCAATCCCAGCGTCAGTGCTCTCGATCTGCTGCGGGCGATTCAGCGGGAATTCGCCATCGAAGGGCCGGTCGCCGAAGCCGGCGATCTGCTCCATCTGCTCAACGAATTTCTGCTGCGCCAGCGTCGGGAAGGGCGCACGGTGGTGCTGGTCATCGACGAGGCCCAGCATCTTGACCCGGCGGTACTGGAACAAATTCGCCTTCTTTCCAATCTTGAAACCCAGACCGACAAGCTGATCCAGATCGTTCTCGTTGGTCAGCCTGAACTCGGCGCGCTGCTCAAACGGCGGAACATGCGCCAGCTCAATCAGCGCATCAGCGTGCGCTATCACCTCGGCACCATGGATTTGAAGGATACTTGCGAATATGTGCGCCATCGCCTGCGCGTCGCCGGTGGTGACGAAGAGATTTTCACCCCTGCCGCCCTCAGAAAAATCCATCGCTATTCCGGCGGATTGCCGCGATTGATCAACCTGGCCTGCGGTCGGGCACTGCTCTTGGGTTATGCCCGGGAAGAGCGGGTGATCACGGCGAAGATGGCGGCGCTCGCCATCCGTGAACTAAGCGAGCCGGGGCGGTGTTGGTGGCGGCGGTTGCGTTTCTGGAGATAG